The genomic stretch AAATAATTTCATCCCATATATTACATTGAAAACGGACaaaggatttttagtttagaggttatgtatcaaaatgtaaaaattacgaaacatcaatatctcagaaaccacacaaccgatctcaataaaactggtttcaaatgaacgggctgtctccagaacccttaacttttaaatttcgttatgattgaacatatggttcaaggttatgtgaagaaaagttatcctgaggttgtttaaactcactcatttttctcagagatggctgaaccgattttcacaaaattagtgtcaaatgaaaggtctagttgccccataggttgttattgaattacattgcaatcggattgtagctttgtccgttgtttacaaaaatgtgaaatcacataatgaaagtaaacatattgactttttcctaacgatcactggctaattgaaaggtagaaaagtgatccaaatggccgaatgtcatatactactcgactcagttcgacgaatcgagcattttctgcatatatgcatgtataggtgcaTATgtttgtgtgggtgtgtacgtgtgcagtatgtttaaaactatagctacgttcaaattatgtggcctcaacatcatttaaatttgatattgtactatttcaatgtttgcggccttgctcgggattgaagttgaaattaaaagtcatttctatcatttcactttttgcctttctcctagaacggtatagcaatcactgcaaaaactaaaggtataaaagcgctcaaaagggccgaatgtcgtataccactcgactcagttcgacgagctgagaattttctgcatgtgtgtaacgctctcccaatctcactcgattttctcagagatggcagaaccgattttaatgaaattaattgctaatgaaaggtctagttgccctatcaTTGtgcatcaaaatgtaaaaatcacgaaacatcaatatctcagaaactacacaaccgatttgaacaaaagtggttccaaatgaacgggctacctgaaaaaccctcaacctttgaattttatgaagattgaacatgtggttcagaagttatggaaagaaacgtgttctggagactatctaatctcactcatgtttctcagagatggctgaaccgattttcacaaaatcaatgtcatatggaaggtcctgttgccctataagaccctaatgatttttttttgcaaacggattattactttgcctgttatgtttaaaaatgtgaaatccagctatgaaaagaaacatattccgaagactacttggactcattcacttttctcatagatggttgacccgatttccacagaattagtgtcaattgaaaggtctagctgcctcataacaccctattgaattttgctgtaatcggactgtaacttcgtctgtaatgtatcgaaatgtgcaaatcacgaaacttcattatcttagaaactacacaaccgatttgaacaatattgatatcagatgaacaggctagttaagggttaactgatgaattatgattgaacacgtggtttcaaagtttggctgccctatacgttaccttttcatttgattgtaatcaaactttaagtttgttttaatttgtaaaacaaagaaagtctattatctcaagtattacacgagttatttgaacataactagtgtcatacgaacgagtcatccctcaaacttacaaataacaaacttcataacaattttatatgctgttcaaaagttttggaaaggaaagaaattcaaagactattaaacactatacctgctttgatcaatatatatggccacaacatgatttaaatgtggtatcgtactatctgaacgttcccggtatcgcttgtgattaaattgttcgaaattaagagtcatttcttttattttaacATTAcctcaaattttatattttatactttaattacaacatcaatatattagaacccaaagagtgaatataattttattggatttaagcatttttgcaaatttatttttacaaataataagtttgaatgagaaaggctgagtctgaccgcttgttggattaatttaggtttttcactAACTTTTGGTAAATACATTAAAGTTTGATGTTAAAAGTATATTTCCTGTTACGGAATTAGATTTATGTTACAAGTTTAAGTTAAGTTAGTATACACGTACAAAATTTGAACGCATTACCCTATGCCAATACCAAAATCTTCCTATCACAAAAACGACTAGTCTAAGCTAGGCTGAACAGGAAACATTCCTCGTTATCGCTCTCGTTACTAGTCTCCTTAACGAGATAAATAGATCTCTCTTTGCGCTACGTTCAGCAGCTATGGAGTAAAAGGAAGTTATAGGAGTAGGGTATAGAGAGTCAGTCGCAATTAAACGCTCTAAGATAAAATACATACATTTTGGAACTACGAAATCTCGCCTTTCGTGTATCGTGGTCAGTTATACTGAACAATAAATTGAACTTCggacaacattttttttgaataacgGACTTTCAGACGAATCAGCACAAATTCCGGAACATAAATTTGGTGCCCAAACCCGGGAATTGTTCTTTTGCTAATTCATCGCTGGTGTAACATTTTGGAGTTTAGCGGCTGGTCAACTCGGCCAATCATCACTACCAGAGTGGATTGGAATATAATCGACAAGGCTCTTGACGCCTATTTCGGATCAGTCGCAGGAACCAATTTATTCGCCACACGCGAAACGCATTGGATAATTTTGGAGGATTTTGGACGTATAACCGAACGTAATAGGACACGTGGTAACAGGTTAGCCAAGTGAGCACAGGTAAACTCTCAACTACAATTCAGGTGAGTGCCTATATTTGTATCACTGAATAAAGAAGAGTGAATGTTGGCTAAAGTACCAGCCGGCGGAGTTAAAACTCGTAAAGGTTGCCGTACTAGTAAAGGGGATACAAAGAAGGTTAAGCGGCTTTTGGTGCGCCGCAATAACATTATTGGTTCGGCTAAATTGATAAGGGAGTATGACGCTAATTTCGTGTTTAAGCGAGACTCTCCGCAAATCACAATTCGCATTGAAAAGCTTGATTCACTTTGGGATGAATTTATTGAAATCCAAGCTGAAATCGAATGTGAACACGAGATCAGTGACGAGCTCGCTGATGAGCGTGTTGAGTTTGAAACAATATATTTCGAGCTAAAGGGATCCCTGTCGAATAAACTAGCATTAGTTACAAATGAGTTCTCCCCCCTACCAACCTCGCCTACTGCTCTACCTACTCAAACGTTCGGTGTCCGATTGCCAGAGATTAATATCCCAGAGTTCAAGGGCGACTTTGATGAATGGATGAACTTCAATGACTTGTTCAATACTCTCATATACAGTAACACTCAGTTGTCGCCAATACAAAAATCTCAATACTTGAAGGCTGTTTTGAAGGGAGATGCTCTTCGTTTGGTACAATCACTGGCTGTGAGCTCAGCCAATTATATGACTGCATGGGATTTGCTCAAAAAACGATTCGATAACAAAAATTATCTGATCAAACAACATCTATCTGCACTTCTCTCCTCTCACACTCTCAAAAGAGAGTCTTCATTTGCGCTTTCGGATTTGGCGGACACATTCGAAAAACACCTTGGCTTGTTAAACAAATTAGAAGACCCACAGGATCATTGGAACTCCTTTTTGGTTGAGCTATTGAGCAGtcggaatgggaatgggaaaaTCATTTGGATGATGAATCTCGACCCACCCATAATGATTTGATCAAATTTCTACGATTATTAATTTATTACGATTGAAGCGCACAGTATAGGAAATTGATGTATATGGAATTGGAAATAGTATTCAACGTGTAACCCAGTCGATTACGATCAATCTAGCTTCCAGAGTGGTTTTTCTCGTTATTGGAAAACGATCAAATTGGTCTTGGGCCACAATTACCTATTCTACACAAAACAGTGTTTTGCTACGCTGTTGCTGGTGACCACACACAGCGTAATCCGATTAGAACGGCAGTCTACAATGCTGCAATGACGGTCGACAAATTAACGGCAGCCGTGCAAAGGTTTTGGGAAGTAGAAAGTTTTGACGGAGGAAAATCATTTTCACTGGATGAACAATACTGTGAGAACCATTTTCGCAAGACTCACTCAAGAGCACCTGACGGTCGATATGTCGTTCGATTGCCGGTTCATGAGGAATTGTTATCGTCTATGGGTGAGTCGTTATCGATCGCTGAAAGAAGATTTCATTCACTCGAGAGAAAGCTATCGGCTAGCACTCAGCTTCATTCAGATTACCAAAAATTCATGTCTGAATATCAACGGTTGGGACAAATGGAGGGAGTGTCATTTTCAAGATAGATTTATCTTAAAGATAAGTACCATAAAACCATCGTAAGACTCTCATGAAGTTGTATGGAAGTTTCTCATAGGTATTTCAAAAGGGATATTAAGTGGCTCTAAAAACCGCTCCTCAGGATCATTAGACTTATTGACGAAGAAGTTTTACGGCGGACTCTTCAAGTGTTCCTTAATTACTCTTGGAAACtgctgataaataaaaaccacaagTTCTTAAAAAATCTTGTGATAAAACTCGATATATTCAGTAATGTTTTAAATAAACTACcataaaatttgaataaaactaaatcgcattaggattgttacttgggagtgATTGATGTTCGGACTTCAAACGGCGTTTATCGACGGGCGGTAACCGAAATCTGCCCACTCCCAATACATGATGAACCAGCACAACAACCGCAATCTGAGACGTCACAATCTTCACCACCAATGCAACCAGCTTGAAGCAACTATTTGAAATCTTCTTGCTGAGTGATTTTGAAAGTTCCTTTCAACGTGGCCCGGCATGTTACGGCATTAGATTTAAGTTACAAGTTTAAGTTAAGTTAGCATACACGTACAAAATTTGAACGCATTACCCTATGTCAATACCAAAAtcttcccgatcagaaagaaagaACAAagatgtaacagaagttgttagtttgttacgggaaaaaccttacaggctgtgttttcaatttggtcccgttaggtgttaaaataacaggaattataacagaaatgattctaccagtatcaaacacatatcaaaatttgttactaatatatcagctttctaacaaaataagatagtatatagaacaatataataacaaacattgttagaaacaacaggttttgatgaaaacgaaaaatcagttagacttgtttcagaactacttcatttcacgttttgttattataactcattcagattcaaattTGTTATCaaagttatatggaaaaatacaaaattgtatcaaaatatgttatttgtatctcacgttgataaaattttgtaattttttagttatgctcttctgatcgggttccTATCACAAAAACGACTAGTCTAAGCTAGGCTGAACAGGAAACATTCCTCGTTATCGCTCTCGTTACCAGTCTCTTTAACGAGATAAATAGATCTCTCTTTACGCTACGTTCAGCAGCTATGGAGTAAAAGGAAGTTATAGGAGTAGGGTATAGAGAGTTAGTCGCAATTAAACGCTCTAAGCTAAAATACATACATTTTGCAACTACGAAATCTCTTCTTTCGTGTATCGTGGTCAGTCATactgaacaacaaattgaacTTCGGAAAGACCAACTCGTGGTCTATTTaaacattgtttttgaataaCGGACCCTCAGACGAATCAGCACAAATTCCGGAACATTTCCGTTCTTACACAACTTATtcaatcaaaaattcataaaatgatATGCTCTTCCGATTCCCACTATTATGGGCCACTTTTTGACtctcccagtattatgggccaatgcTCCCAGTATTAGGAGCCAGGCgaacattttttgtttcaaagacGAAGACATTATTTCAAAGAGTAATGCTGACAGTGAGGGTAACGTCGAGAGGAATGTTAGAATATCATAAAAACATTGAACCAATTTCGATAATACGTctcagggttttttttttcaaagtttttgtttttctcatgcTTTAAATACTCATATGTTTTGACAACAGGGGCCTTATGACTCCGTCGGAAAGAGCGCAGCAGTCCAAGCTCAAAAGTTCGATTCTCATCTTACAGCTGATGATTGTGGAAATGCTGGACGAACGTTCATCAAGCGCTTATAAAGCCAAGAAAAAGCCTAAATTTACAAACTGGGTACAGTAACCAAAGTTTAGAAATCATTGTTTTACAGaattaaaattgattttaaagtaAACTTATGAAAATTTAGGATGAACGAGCATTAGTACCAGCTTACACACTACTTTAAATGCTGATACATAAATATGTCCAAGATTTATACTGATTAGTGCAGGGATTTCGTATAGAAGATATGCAGAGaaatgttgataatttggctatAAAAAGTCATTAACATGCATTAAAAATCAATAAGAAATATAGCCTAGCCGATATTACTAggtggcccataatactgggaaaACCGAATTTCGTGACCAGCGTTATGGGCCAATATTGAgcagcatttaaaaaaaaaaagttagcaaagggggtgacaaaaaataaataacactgagataaaaaaaaatatctatgatcaaagtttgtgtgcaagttatgacgtttgtaacttgcactccaataaatattgaaaaataacattctattattattattgttatttattgacgacactctcgctgtcactggacttgtttgttgctaaattaggcatttatgctgtcggaaagccaattaaatgaacaaaacggtttgtgctttttttcttccccttccaatattcaagatttttgaagggggggggggggggggggtgacataaaatggaaataaaatttgtaacggcctaaacaCATACCAATTATTTATAGATCCATTCATTTTGTTGAATAAAACGATGTGTTCCACGAATTTTAGGCTTATTTTCCACGACCGGCTTCTTGCAACTGTGGTGAAAACATCGAAATATTATCAGCTGATGGGAACTCTACCGACATTTATTGGAAAACTTAAGAGTTTAGCTGATTAGTGCAAGGGTTTCGCACAGAAAACATATAGAGAAATGTTGTCCACGTCCATTGAACTCCTTCTTCTAAACGTCCATTAAACTAACTGACTATTGAAAACTATTGACACACGTTAAAAAGTAATACAAAGGGCAGGCTGGCCCATAATAGTGGTTGACCCATAATACTTGGATGACTATATACTGTTTTCAACAAATCTAGTTGAATTTATCtcgatttaatttattttgaagtagaatacttctctcaggaagttcggctacatagggatgtgaaatgaaaatctaaagctgaaaaagtgagaaatatgtccaatttcaaatgctaataaatcggttagttttcgatggatttccttcgtttttgcagcaatcgattagaaaatcttctaagattcctaccagatgcatgaaattgcaattttattattcgaactattgtactattgaaaatccttaagccttgtcaaaacacaaaattcgacatctgattggtcgttatacgattgctttcccaagcacggtcggcagagctATGGACCTAGTGAATTGGGAATGAATCATTAGGCCTATATAAgaacttcatcagataataaacagacatttcatcggttattaaattgaacaacagaaatatgaagaacaaaaatgaatatttggaGAGTTAATAtattctcgttttgcgctataatccaaagttaattatcttcatctacatgcatactctgactattagtACGTGTTacgtgcgtcgcttagtgtttggctacggttatgcaggacgcaaataacggcgcgatgcgattcggcaagacgaaatgtgttgaaatgtatagctctacttcgccttaaaaagagctgtacatttcaccacggtaaggcgaatcgcatcgcgccgtcattcgcgttctgcataaccgtagcctttgttccgttccgttgcacaaaatttaaaaataatcaatgaacttcattcaagatatcaaacaaaaagaaattacaatactgccaatgaacggtcaacgtttatttactagaaaaaatgactgacacgcaaccagccgagttatctttcttgtaaaagtattctatttcaaccttgcggtcgtggctttgcatacaaccacagaacagatatgcaacttcgaacaaaactctgctgcaaaTCCTAGCCCACGCTTTCGCAATttgtttttcgcctttccatcctacattgattttacagtgcatcgttgaaacagttcgctccaatagtttgaacgtGCAACAAACATCTATTCTTTATTTGCTTTAATGACCAAACAAAGAGATCACCTCTTTGAATCTATCACAATCAAGTTAAGACAAAGCCGCATTCAAGAGACTTTTAAGCAGAAATTTAGTAACCATTCACAATTAACATGattagaaaaaattaaactaaaaatctctcaaccattcaaacattgcctAACAAATtgtcttggatcgtacaccccgcgactgttgaaaccgttttaaccagttagtttaattactgaaatattttcgttggagttGGAATCCGAATTTCTCGACTAACGGCAATAATATTTTTCTCACACCGTTCATTAGACCTAACATTGCGAGTAGTGCATATTGCGCTATACACTGCACTGCTTGCGACATTAGGTACTATGTAAAAAAaacgattgtcgttagtcaagttattcagttttcaactcgGGCAGCaatgaaattcataaaaaaaaatgaacaaaaaactttttttttgcttttgctttgtattttgtattcttTGGACAAGAGAGACCGAAATAATTCTTCACCACGAGCAGGTATGAATGAAATAAGTGTAttaaaattttgagtgtaaaatgcattctctccaccgctagatgtcgatactcaaattgaagagattttgtctcgtttttggttctttagttgaacagatgtgataCAACCTTCctatgatttttttcataaaaacactCACTGGGATAATATTGCCGAAAAATTTTCCATCCCATAGGTAATTTTTACACATATCAGTTGCACCATGTACAATTTACGTTTCCCAAAACAAAGTTCGTGCTGTAGAAACAAGGCTGTTTAATTTCCCATGAAAATGATCATGCTAATCTCGTTGTGTTTATACGCAAGTAGCGAtagtcatgggcgcaactacgggcgGGCTCGGGGGGGCTTctttccagagaatgattgtattcaatataaatacattccatacttcttatcagagcatcaagcatttgggctgtgtttcgccagtttctCAGACGATCCAGAGACTCATTACCCGCAAGTCTCTATCAACCTGGAGTTGAGCAGGGTTGCCGAAGAGTCaatatcgagcgaataaagaagagttttgacagcagttaggttgcttccaggtcaaaacaaGGTGAGCTGGTGGAGTAGAGAAATTCGCTAATAGTTCAACAGTCCGCTGCGAATCAGTCGCTGTTTAAGCCGCTCCTatcctggggaacagacgctcaaacTAGCTGCTCTCTAAGAAGAACAACTactccttccctgtcagcatacgaccaagttcccaccggttcaccgattaCCAAACCTAGCTCTCCCCAATATCGATTTAGTGTTGTTGAAAGAGCGTTGAGCGTTGACGCTgtggtcaagatattcaatacattTTTGAAGATTAAatcccgattgaagtgattttcTCTACTACtattacgacactattttattcgttattaaattgtcgcattttaattctttttttcttttttttataaatggaATGTATAAAaccttgccccccccccccccctagaaattttccttagttgcgcccatggcgaTAGTCAAGATGAAAGTTCAGTAGGTAGATTTAATAAATTTTAGATGACTTACCATTAAGAAGAAtgtgtttcaattttctatttatttattgttcttTGTCTTCGAAAATTTCGTACATACTGTTGCCTAAAATAAATGCCTAATTCTATTAACAAAAACATCTCTACTAATACAAAAATCGAAATAGTCGTAAACAGCGTTAAAAGCACGGATGCATGCACTAAATGGATTATTAAATCCGTAGTTTGTCCTACTAGCTGGGAGCCAAAGTGCATCATGGTATCGAAGAGTACGAGATGGGACGTGGATGTTGATGCTTTGCAGTAAAGCTGGACAATTCATACGGctagtgaaaatgtcaaaaacgaaCATTCGCTGTAGCTTAAGACGTCTGTCGGATAAAGTTTCCAAGCCAATCAATAGGCAGCGTGACGGGTACTGTGGCAAATCTGTAGGGTTGGCCCATGGAAGCTGACGAAGCGCGAATCGTATGAAATGCTTCTGTACTCGTTCTAACGTCAGACTACGCAAAATCTGATACGGTGTCCAGACCGGTGCTGCATATTCTAGGATACTTCGCACCAACGAGCAATACAGTGCTTTGAGAGCATACACATCTGTGATGAATGCAGCGTGGAGACGGATAAATCCCAATATGGTGAACGCTTTGGCGGCAGTTGACGCAACATGCTCAACGAATCTTAGCTTGTTGTCCAATATTACACCTAAGTCCCGTATAGAATCTACCCGATCGAGAGTGATCGAACCGATCTTGTAGTTAAATTCTACGGCTGTTTGGCGACGCGTGAAGGAGATTATTTTACATTTCTTTATGTTTACGTTCATCCTATTTTCGTCACACCACGACAGGAGTTTGTCGATGTCAAGCTGCAGGGATGCATAATCCAGAATGGATGAAATTACTCGGAAGATTTTAAGGTCGTCTGCGAAAAATAGCTTTCCTGATGACAAACGGTAAATGAGGTCGTTTATGTACAGGATAAAGATGAGATGTCCGAGTATGCTCCCTTGTGGTACACCCGATGTGTCATCGAATATTACAGAGGCTTCAAGATCTTCTTGGACAAAAGCTTTCCTCTCAGTAAGGTGCAGCCATTCAACTATCCAGCATGGGAAGCCCATATGTAGCAGTTCTACGATTATTAGAGTGTGTGGGACCACATCAAAGGCCTTCGAAAAATCTACATAAATAGCATCTACTTGGCAACGAGCTTCTACTGTAGGGAACAGTATGTTGGTATAATCCATCAGGTTGGTCGTAGTTGAACGGCGCGCTTCAAAACCGTGCTGAAACTCGCTGATTATCGGCTTAGCGGCGTTGTTCAGGAAACCATGGACGATTGTTTCAAAGACTTTTCCCAGACAGCAAAGTAACGATATTCCACAATAGTTTTCAACTAGATTTATACTACCTGATTTGTGGATTGGAATCATCTTGGCAGTTTTCCACATCGACGGGAACGTACGCTTAGCAAGGGAACGATTGAAAATTATCGTTAACGGTATAACCGACCTCCCcagctgatctcgaggtacgatgctggcctaacaaaccagtcgtcgtaggttcgagttttGACTCGGGagtgactgttagtgtcagtaggatcgtagcgctagtcccgcaattgtcctgtacacttaacggttggctgcgaagtctgtgtataataaacaaaaggtcaagcTCCGAATCGGgctgtagcaccaaggctttgctttggtaTAACTAGTCCGGGAGCACAAATCTTTAGCATATGTGGCGTCAATCCATCAACGCCAGGACCTTTAGAAGCATCCAGGTTGTTCAGTGCTTCGAAAACGTCCCTATCAGAAAAGCGGAATTCAGGAAGATGCACCTCATGAGTTGGTGTAGGCCGAAATGTATCCGGGTTGGAAGCGGGAGAGGTGGTTCGAAACACGCTTTTGAAAAAGCCTGCAAATGGGTGAGCAGCTTTTTCAGCTGTGCTTGCATGACATCCGTTCAACTCAACGTTCGATGGAATGCGTTTCGATGATTTCTGAGTCCTAATAAAAGCCCAAAATGATGACGGGTTCAGTTTCAGATTTGATTGCAATCCGTTCACGTACGTTGAATAGGTCGTCGCCAGGAGACTGGAATATTCACATTCGATGTGCCG from Wyeomyia smithii strain HCP4-BCI-WySm-NY-G18 chromosome 3, ASM2978416v1, whole genome shotgun sequence encodes the following:
- the LOC129728597 gene encoding uncharacterized protein LOC129728597 encodes the protein MLAKVPAGGVKTRKGCRTSKGDTKKVKRLLVRRNNIIGSAKLIREYDANFVFKRDSPQITIRIEKLDSLWDEFIEIQAEIECEHEISDELADERVEFETIYFELKGSLSNKLALVTNEFSPLPTSPTALPTQTFGVRLPEINIPEFKGDFDEWMNFNDLFNTLIYSNTQLSPIQKSQYLKAVLKGDALRLVQSLAVSSANYMTAWDLLKKRFDNKNYLIKQHLSALLSSHTLKRESSFALSDLADTFEKHLGLLNKLEDPQDHWNSFLVELLSSRNGNGKIIWMMNLDPPIMI